The Ziziphus jujuba cultivar Dongzao chromosome 5, ASM3175591v1 genome segment ATGCAAACCAATGGTCTCATATACATAACTAAAAGACACAATCATCTCATAGCAGAcatattccccccccccccaataGAATTCTAGTCTTTAAAAATCAATCGACAATGGTTAACAGTAAATGCAGTCAGAATAAAGGAAACTTATCAGACACGTTCCCTAATGACTAAATGCTCTTAAAAAGCCATCATGATAATCTTGATAcagtatataaaaaatacagaGCAAAGAAAGTGAAAAACAACCTATATTTCTGTATAACTAAAATCAAATTACAATAAGATCTCACTAAAAAAATACTACAGtatgttaattgaaaaaaaaaaaaaaaaattctgataaAGAGAAACTAAATGAAACAAACCCAACTTAACATGTATCATCAAGCTTCACTGTTAGATTTAGGTCTCGCTGACCTATATAAGCAATTAACATAACCATGCATGGACCTTCACAGTGAAAGTTACCCGTTACATTGATTTCCTTTCATTTGATTCACTCTGTGTAAAATACTGCATGTAAATATTCTAGTTTTTATTGCTTTGCTTTGGCTTTCTTCTTTCCATACAGATACCAAGTATTTTCAATACATAAGTTAGGCCATGAAATGTGATATGGCGAGTAACCTTGCTCAGActttgaatgaaatggtttgcCTTCTTCAGCTCTGTTGTTCACTTAATCACTTATGCTGTCATACATTCGCTCATTCATTTATTCTCTTAAACACTAATATGCATTTGACAAATACACTCATGTCCATTGTGACATCAACTAAAGAGGTATGAAACTATAATTATTGACACTAGTTAAACACAAATATGCATTTGACAAATACACTCATATCCATTGTGACATCAACTAAAGAGGTATGAAACTATAATTATGGACACTATATTTCCCATGATGAGAGTATGAGTATGATTTATGGACCACTTATGCACATCCCCCTCCATCAACATGATTATAAAACATCCTTTACAACAACTTCATGCTTAAATCCTACATGCATCTGGCTGTCAAAATAATATTCAAGGTGCCCTCAATCTCCATAAGCAAGCAGCAAATTATAGAGAAAAATAATTAGCAAAAAAATTCCCCGATCATACTAAAATTGCCTTCGTCATTGCTAACCTACTAATTGAATTGGTATAACATAATACAGAAACTATATTACCTGAATGATGCTACAGGAATGCCCAGAAAACATACGATTGTATGTTTCTATCTTTCTTAGAACCTCAGCAACATCATGGTTATCACGCTGTCTTACTGATGTCTCACTTGGAACCAAAAGAGTAATTTGACGACGACACAAGGGACATTTACATGGCTGAAGTGCTGAACCATGTTGCCAAACAAGCATAATACAATTTCCTGAGTAAAGGCACAAAGGATGCATTATTTGGCAGCTTGGACAAAAATTCAGAAAATCAGTaaacaaatttagaaaatatgtgatGAGATACACTATTTATATGTTCGTCTAAAGTAACATGATAAggataaaaatgcaaaactGCCATCATTATACTCCTACAATGCTATATCTGATCCTTTATCCTCAAAGCTCAAACTACAAGTGTGAGCAGAAGAGAGAATAAAATGCAAACTATGAAATTTACCAGCCGCCAGTCACATTGTTGCATTGCAAAAGATAAGGACAAACTCATAATTCAAAACTGTTTCGACATCCAGGTACGTGAAAACCAAACTTATCCAAGGCAGCAACTGACTAAAACGTTGTTATTAAtttaccacatatatatactaGTACTAGCATATAACATTTTCTAACACAATTATAGCTGGGAAGTTAGTCATACTTTAAGGCCTTGACAATAGATAGCGTCTTTATAGTTAAAAGTCCACCTCAAAAAAGCCTTGAAGTGGAAGTCAATCATATAattaccccttttttttaactaaaaggGTAGGTATTATACTTTGCTTGACTTTAAGGTCCCTAAAATTATGCTCAGGATTGAAGAGGCCATTGAGAAAATTGCTCAGAAGGAAAGGCAGCGTAGAAGGTTGAAACAACCAGTTCATTTTGGTAACTATTGAAACAAAAAACTTGATGAAACATATAAATGAGATATCATACTAATAACTCATTCCAAGAGACATCGCAAGAAAATTACTTATATTTCCAGATAGAGCATACGCTAACCACAGCATTTTATCCTTTATGGACATTTTGAAGCAAAATAGTTCTCCAAATCTCCATTCAGCAACAATTATAGGACTAGCAACAGTCTTGTAAAAACCCCAAAAATCCACCTCCAActcaattttctttcaaaacccaaaattggtcccaaaaaaaaaaaaaaaaaaatgtaacagcAAAAACCAGCAACTTAAAATTTTGCACTATTGAACAAAGATTATCAGATAGCAGTTTCAAAAACCCATCTAgtatatttacccaaaaaaaaaaaaaaaaaagatctagcATTCATAAGTAgtaaagcaatggcatcaaagaACCAAACCAACCAAACGAATCTTTCTAATCAGTTTCAACTATGCCTTTAAAGCTCCGATTTTTCCAAGAAGGGTCGGTTTTGATTTAAAGTTCCATATAAAAATGCATACAAGAATCGAAatcaaacagagagagagaaagagagaaaccgcAAAACCAGTGAGAGCAATTGGCCTGACAGGGGACGTTGAAGTCATCATGGCAGACCGTACAGCAATCGTTCTCCGGAGGTCCGTCCGTCCCCATTTTTCTTGCACTTCTGTCCAAGCAAAATCCCTCTCTCTcttgtttggttttaaaaaaaattaattaattaaaaaaattaacacaacccaaaattaattaattaaaaaagatacaCCTGTAGAATGGATGACGTGTCCAACtgtcttaaaattattttatttttattttttgacaacgAATATATagaacagaaaacaaaaaggaaaattttttaatttgattatttatttatttttttgggtttttgcaaTTGAATTGAAAAGAGAATTATCGAAGAGAGACCAGGGTTTTAGCGAGGTTTACtgctttacctcttcttcttcttcttcttcttcttcttcatacaATCTATCTTTAGGGTTTTCTGATTtttcaaccatatatatatatatatatacacacatagttCCTCTTCTGCAACCTAACAAATGACCTGACCAAACTGAGCTCTTCCCATTTTCAAATGCATCGCCGTCTTGCCATTTTCACCCACCGGAGTCTCAAAAGCTTCAATTTTTTCGAACCCACAGGTTTCAATCTCCAAAACCCTCGAACCAATGGAGAGTTCGCTACCTTCACTTTCTTTCGCTTGCATTCCTTCACCCCTCTGCACCGACGCGTTCCCGATCCCGAAGACCCCTCCACCCTTATGAAGGAAGATGGGGTATCGGTTTGTTCTCAAATGTGGATTGAGAATTTCCGGCAATCCGATCGGATCGTAACCAATTTGGCGTCTTATCTACGTCGATTGGAGTTGTGGGTATTGGCTTACCAGAAGGTTTGTGCCGACGAGATGGGCGCGTATATGCCGCGGAGTATGATCCAGAGGTCTGCAATGGAGGACCTTTTGGCACTTCGGAACGCGGTATTGGATAACAGGTTCAAGTGGGGAGCAAGGTTAGAGTTCTTTATCAAATCTCCTAAAGATACGACTGAGTATGAATCATTGTCCAAGAGGAAAATCAAGACCCTTTTGACCACAACTCAACCAGCCCCATTTCAAGATAGGATTGTTCAGGAAGTTTTGCTTATGATTTTGGAGCCTATATATGAAGCTCGGTTTTCGCAGAAGTCGTTTGCATTTAGGCCTGGAAGGAATGCACATACAGTGTTGAGGGTAATTAGGAGGAATTTTGCGGGCTATTTATGGTATATAAAAGGGGATTTGAGCACAATTTTGGATGGAATGAAGGTGGGGTTGGTTATAAATGCTTTAATGAGGGATGTGAGGGATAAGAAAGTGATTGATTTGGTGAAATCTGCGTTGGTTACGCCGGTCATCACTACGCAGGATGATGgtagagagaagaagaaaaagaagaaaaggaagtaTC includes the following:
- the LOC107421416 gene encoding uncharacterized protein LOC107421416 isoform X1, with the translated sequence MGTDGPPENDCCTVCHDDFNVPCQANCSHWFCGNCIMLVWQHGSALQPCKCPLCRRQITLLVPSETSVRQRDNHDVAEVLRKIETYNRMFSGHSCSIIQRMQDLPFLLRRLWRELLDPRRSLPLFIRARVYIATALSLVYVLSPVDIIPEGILGIVGLLDDFLIVLIFFFHIAAIYRSVLHYRHGGSSQT
- the LOC107421416 gene encoding uncharacterized protein LOC107421416 isoform X2; the encoded protein is MGTDGPPENDCCTVCHDDFNVPCQANCSHWFCGNCIMLVWQHGSALQPCKCPLCRRQITLLVPSETSVRQRDNHDVAEVLRKIETYNRMFSGHSCSIIQRMQDLPFLLRRLWRELLDPRRSLPLFIRARVYIAVSCGLQEAVHGHVLNLSFIITEKHREKGRCLKRIKFSRVIRH